One Ananas comosus cultivar F153 linkage group 23, ASM154086v1, whole genome shotgun sequence genomic window carries:
- the LOC109727870 gene encoding uncharacterized protein LOC109727870, whose amino-acid sequence MATEILRPRAVLASVPARIRHNYRRPQSNSDPKSKPPFRKSSPKPPAADAAAAAATAAKIIKYRKTKMEEMYAGSAFSASPAPSSVPLPSFRVSRREPSSSSSSSSPPPPEKQAVDYAATRDLRRILRL is encoded by the coding sequence ATGGCCACGGAGATCCTCCGTCCTCGAGCCGTCCTCGCCTCCGTTCCTGCTCGCATTCGACATAATTATCGGAGACCGCAGTCGAATTCCGATCCCAAATCCAAACCACCCTTCCGAAAATCGTCTCCGAAGCCGCCTGCGGCCGacgcagcagctgcagctgcgaCGGCGGCGAAAATCATAAAGTATAGGAAGACAAAGATGGAGGAGATGTATGCCGGGTCGGCTTTCTCCGCCTCTCCGGCCCCCAGCTCCGTCCCGCTCCCCAGCTTCCGCGTAAGTCGGAGAGAAccgtcttcgtcgtcgtcgtcgtcgtcgccgccgccgccggagaagcAAGCGGTGGATTACGCCGCCACGCGGGATCTGAGACGGATCCTGCGGTTGTAG